The following proteins are encoded in a genomic region of Rhizobium sp. ZPR4:
- a CDS encoding BMP family ABC transporter substrate-binding protein, with amino-acid sequence MQKNLTRRTLMKSAAIAGLATAFTGRSAFAANEPLGITLVVPSPIGDVGWGHALAAGLDPIKAGYGDKVTVTVIENIAEGPDADRIMNKTVADGNHFLIAGSFGYQNGALQIARRNPKVTVLHASGFQVAPNFSPFAAKYFQGTYLLGMAAAAVSKTGKLGSVSAFAIPELITSINAFTLGAQAVRPDIEVSVVWVNSWFDPAKEQEAAKALISQGCDVIFSNAQDTPSVISACEAAGVYAFNLNSSMKKYAPKTYLGCISTDWSPFFKASVDAHLAGTFKGANAFLGVADKVVEVVDWSPAIPADTMAKIKDVEAKIGSGGFSPFTGPIIKADGSEGAASGATLTDTQIVAMDWHVKGVKTPLPK; translated from the coding sequence ATGCAGAAGAATCTGACCCGTAGAACATTGATGAAGAGCGCGGCTATCGCAGGCCTCGCAACGGCCTTTACCGGCCGCTCCGCCTTTGCCGCGAACGAACCGCTCGGCATCACGCTCGTCGTGCCCTCGCCGATCGGCGATGTCGGCTGGGGACACGCGCTTGCGGCCGGCCTTGATCCGATCAAGGCCGGCTATGGCGACAAGGTCACGGTGACTGTGATCGAGAACATCGCCGAAGGCCCGGATGCGGACCGCATCATGAACAAGACCGTCGCCGACGGAAACCACTTCCTGATCGCCGGCTCGTTCGGCTATCAGAACGGCGCGCTGCAGATTGCCCGCCGCAACCCGAAGGTGACCGTCCTGCATGCCTCCGGCTTCCAGGTCGCACCGAATTTCTCGCCCTTTGCCGCCAAGTATTTTCAAGGGACCTATCTGCTTGGCATGGCGGCAGCCGCCGTTTCCAAGACGGGCAAGCTCGGTTCGGTCTCCGCCTTCGCCATTCCCGAACTGATCACGTCAATCAACGCCTTCACGCTCGGCGCGCAAGCCGTCAGGCCAGACATCGAGGTATCAGTCGTCTGGGTCAACTCCTGGTTCGATCCGGCCAAGGAGCAGGAGGCCGCCAAGGCTTTGATCTCGCAGGGCTGTGACGTGATCTTCTCGAACGCGCAGGATACGCCCTCGGTCATATCAGCCTGCGAGGCTGCCGGTGTCTACGCCTTCAATCTGAACTCCTCGATGAAGAAATATGCACCGAAGACCTATCTCGGCTGCATTTCCACCGACTGGTCGCCTTTCTTCAAGGCATCGGTCGATGCCCATCTCGCCGGCACCTTCAAAGGCGCCAACGCCTTCCTCGGTGTCGCGGACAAGGTCGTCGAAGTCGTCGACTGGAGCCCGGCGATCCCGGCAGACACCATGGCGAAGATCAAAGACGTCGAAGCGAAGATCGGAAGCGGCGGCTTCTCGCCGTTTACCGGCCCGATCATCAAGGCCGATGGCAGCGAGGGCGCGGCTTCGGGCGCGACACTGACGGATACGCAGATCGTCGCGATGGACTGGCATGTCAAAGGTGTGAAGACGCCTTTGCCGAAGTAA
- a CDS encoding amidohydrolase — translation MTGYLLKNCAAVIINEGNGLSVRRNVDLLTKGPAIQAIGENLSLSALPEGTIVQDASGWFVYPGLVNTHHHFFQCFVRNRAELDWTKLSVIEWLDRIYPIFSRLTEDCFYHSSVTAMAEMIKHGCTTAFDHQYCFPRHAGKRLIDRQFEAAELLGMRFHAGRGGNTLPKSEGSTIPDAMLETTDEFIADCARLIDSYHDAGPFSMRQVVVAPCQPVNCYRETFVESVALARDRGVQLHTHVGEGESPVIEARHGMRTVDYCSELGFAGPDTFYAHCWELTHDELRKMAASGTGVSHCPEPVYLVGAEVTDIPAMQAFGLRIGLGCDGAASNDNSNLMHCVHSAYMLQCLTASTRQHAVPAPLDFLQYATSGGASLLGRTDIGRLAPGMAADLFAIDTRRMDYVGTRHDPLSLIAKVGIGMPTDLTMINGRIVWQSGEFTGLDEAALFAAAEAALATVEF, via the coding sequence ATGACTGGTTATCTCCTGAAGAATTGTGCGGCCGTTATCATCAATGAAGGTAATGGGCTGAGCGTGCGCCGGAACGTGGATCTGCTCACCAAGGGTCCGGCAATCCAGGCGATCGGCGAGAACCTGTCGCTTAGCGCCTTACCCGAGGGCACCATCGTCCAGGACGCATCCGGCTGGTTCGTCTATCCGGGGCTCGTCAACACCCATCACCACTTCTTTCAGTGCTTCGTGCGCAACCGGGCCGAGCTCGACTGGACGAAGCTCTCCGTCATCGAATGGCTCGACCGGATCTATCCGATCTTCTCGCGACTGACGGAGGACTGCTTCTATCATTCTTCGGTCACCGCGATGGCCGAGATGATCAAGCATGGCTGCACGACCGCCTTCGATCATCAATATTGCTTTCCCCGCCATGCCGGAAAGCGTCTGATCGATCGCCAGTTCGAGGCGGCGGAATTGCTCGGAATGCGCTTTCATGCGGGGCGTGGCGGCAACACCCTGCCAAAATCCGAGGGTTCGACGATCCCGGACGCGATGCTCGAGACCACCGACGAATTCATCGCCGATTGCGCGCGCCTGATCGACAGCTATCACGATGCCGGTCCCTTCAGCATGCGCCAGGTGGTGGTCGCCCCCTGCCAGCCGGTCAATTGCTACCGCGAAACTTTCGTCGAGTCGGTCGCGCTGGCACGCGATCGTGGCGTGCAACTGCACACCCATGTTGGCGAAGGTGAAAGTCCGGTCATCGAGGCGCGGCATGGCATGCGCACGGTCGACTACTGCAGCGAATTGGGCTTTGCCGGCCCTGACACCTTCTATGCCCATTGCTGGGAACTGACGCATGACGAGCTCCGCAAAATGGCGGCAAGCGGCACCGGCGTCTCCCATTGCCCCGAGCCGGTCTATCTGGTCGGCGCCGAAGTCACCGACATCCCGGCGATGCAGGCCTTTGGCTTGCGCATCGGTCTTGGTTGCGATGGAGCCGCATCGAACGACAACTCGAACCTCATGCACTGCGTCCATTCCGCCTACATGCTGCAGTGCCTGACGGCTTCGACGCGCCAACACGCCGTTCCCGCCCCGCTCGACTTTCTGCAATATGCGACAAGCGGAGGCGCAAGCCTGCTCGGGCGCACGGATATCGGGCGTCTCGCCCCGGGCATGGCCGCCGACCTCTTTGCCATCGATACGCGGCGGATGGACTATGTCGGGACGCGGCACGACCCGCTGAGCCTGATCGCCAAGGTCGGGATCGGCATGCCCACCGATCTGACCATGATCAACGGACGCATCGTCTGGCAATCCGGTGAATTCACCGGACTGGATGAGGCCGCGCTGTTTGCTGCGGCCGAGGCGGCACTTGCAACAGTGGAATTCTGA
- a CDS encoding glutathione S-transferase family protein: MKLYDYILSPSCYKVRLMAALLGIKLEIRSVDFHPGAEHRGPELMALNPAGSIPILEDGDLVLTESSAMLAYLAANAAPEWLGQSSPRETARVQQWLSFSHRLTANLGGARLHEMLLRPGDSKVLQAQGTAALRELEAGLFEQSERGMRFLAAIHATIADIACFPYVALAPDGGISLDPYPLIRLWMRAIRSLPGFIEMPGIHRLHELKPDPHPAGET, encoded by the coding sequence ATGAAGCTCTACGACTATATTTTATCGCCAAGCTGCTACAAGGTACGGCTGATGGCCGCACTCCTGGGCATCAAGCTCGAAATCCGGTCGGTTGACTTTCATCCTGGCGCGGAGCATCGCGGGCCGGAGCTTATGGCGCTCAATCCGGCAGGTTCCATCCCGATCCTCGAGGATGGCGATCTTGTGCTCACCGAATCCTCGGCAATGCTTGCCTATCTCGCTGCCAATGCTGCGCCGGAATGGCTGGGCCAGAGTTCGCCGCGGGAGACGGCACGCGTGCAGCAATGGCTCTCCTTTTCACATCGCCTGACCGCGAACCTTGGCGGCGCGCGGCTTCATGAAATGCTTCTGCGTCCCGGGGACAGCAAGGTTTTGCAGGCTCAGGGGACCGCGGCGCTGCGCGAACTTGAAGCAGGCCTCTTCGAACAAAGCGAGCGCGGCATGCGGTTCCTTGCGGCGATCCACGCGACCATCGCCGATATCGCCTGCTTCCCCTACGTGGCGCTTGCGCCTGACGGCGGCATCTCGCTTGATCCCTACCCCTTGATCCGGCTCTGGATGCGCGCCATCCGCAGCCTGCCTGGTTTCATCGAAATGCCCGGCATTCACCGCCTGCACGAGCTGAAACCCGATCCGCATCCGGCGGGGGAGACATAA
- a CDS encoding aromatic ring-hydroxylating dioxygenase subunit alpha — MKGGAMIDEWYPVGLFSQLSEKGSKTHLMGKAIEVARSQDGNARVVTDNGRPLPVRIRYGHVWSSLGNPEKELFAIPEADQPGRRFVDVGVVRVRCSPLRAVENFLDIAHFPFVHTDILGAEPHTEVENYKVEIRESVDEVWATQVKFYQPQAAKSASGGITTEYMYRVPAPTCSVLYKTCPPRPSEWDVITLFVQPLAEDLCDVWPWMALFDDETPMTDLIHFQQTIFLQDRSILENQIPSLLPLDPGMEIPTRADLTSVAYRRWLKRHNYTYGAQLVAQ, encoded by the coding sequence ATGAAAGGCGGCGCGATGATCGACGAATGGTATCCGGTCGGCCTCTTCAGCCAGCTCAGCGAGAAAGGAAGCAAGACCCATCTGATGGGCAAGGCGATCGAGGTCGCGCGCAGTCAGGACGGAAATGCGCGCGTGGTGACGGACAATGGACGTCCCCTCCCCGTCCGCATCCGCTACGGCCATGTCTGGTCCTCCCTCGGGAACCCCGAGAAGGAGCTTTTCGCCATTCCGGAGGCCGATCAGCCGGGCCGCCGTTTCGTCGATGTCGGCGTGGTGCGCGTGCGCTGCTCGCCGCTTCGTGCCGTCGAGAACTTTCTCGATATCGCGCATTTTCCTTTCGTGCATACCGACATTCTCGGGGCGGAGCCGCATACGGAGGTCGAAAACTACAAGGTCGAAATCCGCGAGAGCGTGGACGAAGTCTGGGCAACGCAGGTGAAGTTCTACCAGCCGCAAGCTGCGAAATCGGCGTCCGGCGGCATTACGACTGAATATATGTATCGCGTGCCGGCACCGACCTGTTCGGTGCTCTATAAGACATGCCCTCCGCGCCCCAGCGAATGGGACGTGATAACCCTGTTCGTCCAGCCTCTTGCCGAAGACCTATGCGACGTTTGGCCGTGGATGGCGCTCTTCGATGACGAAACGCCGATGACCGATCTCATCCACTTTCAGCAGACGATCTTCCTGCAGGATCGCTCGATCCTCGAGAACCAGATCCCTTCACTTCTTCCGCTTGATCCCGGCATGGAAATTCCGACAAGGGCCGACCTCACCTCGGTCGCCTACCGGCGATGGCTCAAGCGCCACAACTATACCTACGGCGCACAGTTGGTCGCACAATGA
- a CDS encoding Rieske (2Fe-2S) protein gives MPFDGVGSWAPVALSSDLPPGTVIPAWTSVGPIALWRSQSGRATASSDRCPHRGMRLSHGFVRGEALSCIYHGWSYSLSGGCIRIPAHPDLVPPETIRVAVQQVEEAGGILWVAIGQPATQPPQLDELIPLRSLNVKTDIAAIEAAAGAKIDARGLICLPEFPWIRLLLAPQEKHTLILLMIDRDRSPADRVAASRIVESLRRAAEERHREIAE, from the coding sequence ATGCCATTTGATGGGGTCGGATCCTGGGCGCCAGTCGCCCTTTCCTCTGATCTACCACCAGGAACCGTCATACCGGCCTGGACATCGGTTGGCCCGATTGCCCTGTGGCGCAGTCAGTCGGGCCGCGCAACCGCATCTTCCGATCGCTGTCCGCATCGCGGAATGAGATTGTCGCACGGCTTCGTCCGCGGCGAGGCACTGTCCTGCATCTATCACGGATGGAGCTATTCGCTGTCAGGCGGATGCATTCGCATTCCCGCACATCCCGATCTGGTGCCACCGGAAACCATCCGTGTCGCCGTCCAGCAGGTCGAAGAAGCGGGCGGTATCCTATGGGTAGCCATCGGACAACCGGCAACGCAGCCTCCGCAGCTCGACGAGCTCATACCCCTACGTTCTCTGAACGTGAAAACGGATATCGCGGCAATCGAGGCCGCAGCAGGGGCGAAGATCGACGCGAGAGGGCTGATCTGCTTACCTGAGTTTCCCTGGATCAGGCTGCTGTTAGCGCCCCAGGAGAAGCATACGCTCATCCTTCTCATGATCGACAGGGATCGCAGCCCGGCAGACCGTGTTGCGGCGTCTCGGATTGTCGAATCCCTCCGCCGTGCGGCGGAAGAGCGCCACAGGGAGATTGCAGAATGA
- a CDS encoding acylphosphatase, producing the protein MQVPQGEFRERMTILGDLNAASFVPWIQRHAKKLGLAQTFFHSDADRIELEVTGPAELIDMLEMGCSLGPIDVWVDEIQRRVMDSAEASYLRNS; encoded by the coding sequence ATGCAGGTGCCACAAGGTGAATTTCGAGAACGCATGACGATACTGGGCGACCTCAACGCGGCCTCATTCGTCCCGTGGATCCAGCGTCATGCCAAAAAGCTCGGACTTGCGCAGACATTCTTCCATTCTGATGCGGACCGGATCGAACTTGAGGTCACCGGGCCTGCGGAACTGATCGACATGCTGGAAATGGGCTGCTCCCTTGGGCCGATCGACGTCTGGGTCGACGAGATTCAGCGCAGGGTCATGGATAGCGCCGAAGCATCATATCTTAGGAATTCCTGA
- a CDS encoding ABC transporter substrate-binding protein, translating into MTNKWKTIGLAAILAGLTLSASYAEAAGVLTIGRREDSTTFDPIKTAQNIDNWVFSNVYDVLVRVDKSGTKLEPGLAESWTTSQDGLTYVFKIRDAKFSDGSPLTADDAAFSLLRIRDDKASLWSDSYKVIDTAVATDPHTLTIKLKHASAPFLSTLALPNASVISKAGMESMGPDAYGEKPIASGAFSVEEWRRGDRIILKKNPNFWQADRVKLDGVEWISVPDDNTRMLNVQAGQLDAAIFVPFSRVEELKKDQNLNVLIDPSTREDHLLINHAHGDLGKKEVRQALDMAIDKKAIVDAVTFHQGTVANSYIPKGALYHYADNLQRPYDPEKAKQMLSAAGVSNLTLNYLIRAGDEVDEQTAVLVQQQLAKAGITANLQKVDPSQEWDMTVAGDYDISVNYWTNDILDPDQKTTFVLGHDSNNNYMTNYKNDAVKDLVAKARQELDPKKREQMYIDLQKMAKDDVNWVDLYYSPYINVSRKNIENFNQNPLGRFFLEDTVKN; encoded by the coding sequence ATGACCAACAAGTGGAAAACAATCGGGCTTGCCGCAATTCTCGCCGGTTTGACGCTGAGCGCGAGCTATGCGGAAGCCGCCGGCGTGCTGACCATCGGCCGCCGCGAGGATTCGACGACATTCGATCCGATCAAGACGGCGCAGAATATCGACAACTGGGTGTTCTCCAACGTCTACGACGTGCTGGTGCGCGTCGATAAATCGGGGACGAAGCTGGAGCCGGGTCTTGCGGAGAGCTGGACCACCTCGCAGGATGGCCTCACCTATGTCTTCAAGATCCGAGACGCGAAGTTCTCCGACGGGTCACCGCTGACGGCCGACGATGCAGCCTTCAGCCTGCTGCGCATCCGAGACGACAAGGCATCCCTCTGGAGCGATTCCTATAAGGTGATCGATACGGCGGTTGCTACCGATCCGCATACTTTGACAATCAAGCTCAAACACGCCTCAGCGCCTTTCCTTTCAACACTCGCCTTGCCGAACGCGTCGGTGATCTCGAAGGCCGGGATGGAATCGATGGGGCCGGACGCCTATGGCGAAAAGCCGATCGCCTCCGGAGCCTTCTCCGTCGAGGAATGGCGGCGCGGTGACCGCATCATCCTGAAGAAGAACCCGAATTTCTGGCAGGCTGATCGCGTAAAACTCGACGGGGTCGAGTGGATCTCGGTGCCCGACGACAATACCCGAATGCTGAACGTGCAGGCAGGCCAGCTCGATGCCGCCATCTTCGTGCCGTTCTCGCGCGTCGAGGAGCTGAAGAAGGATCAGAACCTCAACGTGCTGATCGACCCCTCCACCCGTGAAGACCATCTGCTGATCAACCATGCCCATGGCGACCTCGGCAAAAAGGAAGTCCGTCAGGCGCTCGACATGGCGATCGACAAGAAGGCGATCGTCGATGCTGTTACCTTCCATCAGGGCACGGTTGCGAACTCCTACATCCCCAAGGGCGCCCTATATCACTACGCCGACAATCTGCAACGCCCCTATGACCCCGAGAAGGCCAAGCAGATGCTTTCGGCGGCCGGCGTTTCCAACCTCACGCTGAACTATCTCATCCGCGCCGGCGACGAAGTGGACGAGCAGACAGCCGTTCTGGTGCAGCAGCAGCTTGCCAAAGCAGGCATTACCGCCAATCTGCAGAAGGTCGATCCCAGCCAGGAATGGGACATGACCGTTGCTGGCGACTATGACATCTCGGTAAACTATTGGACCAACGACATTCTCGACCCGGACCAGAAGACGACATTCGTTCTCGGCCACGATTCCAACAACAACTATATGACCAACTACAAGAATGATGCGGTAAAGGATCTCGTCGCCAAGGCGCGGCAGGAGCTGGACCCGAAGAAGCGCGAGCAGATGTATATAGATCTGCAGAAGATGGCAAAGGACGACGTGAACTGGGTCGACCTCTACTACAGCCCCTATATCAACGTCTCACGCAAGAACATCGAGAACTTCAATCAAAACCCGCTCGGTCGCTTCTTCCTGGAAGACACGGTCAAGAACTGA
- a CDS encoding ABC transporter ATP-binding protein, protein MSEPVLSVRDLVVKANLDGGTRTLIDSVSLDLGKGEILGLVGESGSGKSLLCRSLVRLLPSSLLEIESGSIRLEGRELTEIGDAEMLEVRGGEIGMIFQNPTSHLDPVMRIGDQIAEGIRYHQDLKARDARAAAIEILAQVGFPDPARQYDSYPHEFSGGMRQRAMIGVALSCNPKILIADEPTTALDVTIQAQILRLLIDIRGKRGLSIILITHDLGIVAKTCDRIAVMRGGQLLEQGPKRTILSRPENPYTIDLINSHPSLPDEAATQLETTRPETSTKPLLEIDDLHVRFKVDGGLFKGSDAKTVSAVSGVSLQVMSGETIGIVGESGSGKSTLARAVLGLTPISSGHVTFDGVDLTQQKSAGLARLRRETAMVFQDPFNALNPRLTIGQTLTEVLKVHGKVAKADIPARIGELLDLVGLGREFADRKPRSMSGGQCQRAGIARALAVDPKLIIADECVAALDVTIQAQIIDLFRELTRRMNLTLIFIAHDLAIVRNLCERTVVMYRGEIVEQGRSQEIFSHPKHPYTAALIAAIPDIDPDRPLYDARDAASAEPTQSAKRMR, encoded by the coding sequence ATGAGCGAGCCCGTCCTTTCCGTCCGGGACCTCGTGGTCAAGGCCAATCTCGACGGCGGCACCCGCACGCTGATCGACAGCGTTTCGCTCGATCTCGGCAAGGGTGAAATTCTCGGCCTCGTCGGCGAAAGCGGCTCGGGCAAGAGCCTGTTGTGCCGCTCGCTGGTGCGGCTGCTGCCATCGTCGCTTCTTGAAATCGAAAGCGGCTCCATCCGTCTCGAAGGGCGGGAGCTCACGGAAATCGGCGATGCCGAGATGCTCGAGGTGCGTGGCGGCGAGATCGGCATGATCTTTCAAAACCCGACGAGCCATCTCGACCCCGTCATGCGCATTGGCGACCAGATCGCCGAAGGCATCCGCTATCATCAGGATCTCAAGGCACGCGACGCCCGCGCGGCAGCGATCGAGATCCTTGCGCAGGTCGGCTTTCCCGATCCCGCCAGGCAGTATGACAGCTATCCGCACGAGTTTTCCGGCGGAATGCGGCAGCGTGCGATGATCGGCGTCGCGCTCTCCTGCAACCCGAAGATCCTGATTGCCGATGAGCCGACAACGGCCCTCGACGTCACCATCCAGGCGCAGATCCTCCGGCTCCTGATCGACATTCGCGGCAAGCGCGGGCTTTCGATCATCCTCATCACCCATGATCTCGGCATCGTCGCCAAGACCTGCGACAGGATCGCCGTCATGCGGGGCGGCCAGCTGCTCGAACAGGGTCCCAAAAGGACGATCCTCAGCCGACCTGAAAATCCCTATACGATCGACCTGATCAACAGCCATCCCTCCCTGCCGGACGAAGCTGCAACGCAGCTGGAGACGACTAGGCCGGAGACATCAACCAAACCGCTGCTGGAAATCGACGACCTGCATGTGCGCTTCAAGGTCGACGGCGGTCTCTTCAAGGGCAGCGACGCGAAGACGGTCAGCGCCGTTTCCGGTGTGAGCCTGCAGGTCATGTCGGGGGAAACCATCGGCATCGTGGGTGAATCCGGCAGCGGCAAGAGCACGCTTGCCCGCGCCGTACTCGGCCTTACCCCGATCTCTTCCGGTCACGTCACTTTCGACGGTGTCGATCTCACCCAGCAGAAGAGTGCCGGCCTCGCCAGGTTGCGACGCGAAACAGCCATGGTCTTCCAGGACCCGTTCAACGCGCTCAACCCGCGCCTGACGATCGGCCAGACGCTTACCGAGGTGCTGAAAGTCCATGGCAAGGTCGCAAAGGCCGACATCCCCGCCCGCATCGGCGAATTGCTCGATCTCGTCGGTCTCGGGCGCGAATTCGCCGATCGCAAGCCGCGCAGCATGAGCGGCGGCCAATGCCAGCGCGCGGGCATTGCCAGGGCGCTGGCGGTCGATCCGAAACTCATCATCGCTGACGAATGCGTGGCCGCGCTCGATGTCACCATCCAGGCGCAGATCATCGATCTCTTCCGCGAATTGACGCGCAGGATGAACCTGACGCTAATCTTCATCGCCCACGACCTCGCGATCGTGCGCAATCTGTGTGAGCGGACCGTCGTCATGTATCGCGGCGAGATCGTCGAGCAGGGCCGTTCGCAGGAGATCTTCTCCCACCCGAAGCATCCCTATACTGCCGCGCTCATTGCGGCCATTCCCGATATCGACCCGGACAGGCCTCTGTATGACGCACGCGATGCGGCATCGGCCGAGCCGACCCAATCAGCCAAACGCATGCGATAA
- a CDS encoding ABC transporter permease gives MSVDTTTAASIGWNRLFGRHLTLTLSCGILLLFLLLAISAPIVAPYDPIFQNADVRLQAPSFLHPFGTDNFGRDILSRVIWGARIDLQIAVIGVFFPFLIGTTVGTIAGFFGGIVDALFMRIVDIILAFPFLVLMLSIIAILGPGLSSFYIAMALVGWVSYARLIRAQMLVLKGSDYAVAAVSLGFSRPRLMFRHLLPNAIAGSIVFSMSDAVLVLLSGAAVSYLGLGVQPPLAEWGVMVAEGQSFITTAWWITLFPGLSIVCLAFGFSMLGDALGELLGVHE, from the coding sequence ATGAGCGTCGATACGACCACGGCCGCATCCATTGGCTGGAACAGGCTCTTCGGAAGACACCTGACGCTGACGCTCAGCTGCGGCATTCTCCTGCTCTTCCTTCTTCTGGCGATTTCAGCACCGATCGTCGCGCCCTATGACCCGATATTCCAGAATGCCGATGTGCGCCTGCAGGCACCGTCGTTCCTGCATCCATTCGGCACGGACAATTTCGGGCGCGACATTCTCTCGCGCGTCATCTGGGGTGCGCGCATCGATCTGCAGATCGCCGTCATCGGCGTATTCTTTCCGTTTCTGATCGGGACCACGGTCGGGACCATCGCCGGCTTTTTCGGCGGCATCGTCGACGCGCTCTTCATGCGCATCGTCGATATCATCCTCGCCTTCCCCTTCTTGGTGCTGATGCTGTCGATCATCGCCATTCTGGGACCGGGGCTGAGCAGCTTCTATATCGCCATGGCCCTGGTCGGCTGGGTCTCCTACGCCCGCCTTATCCGCGCGCAGATGCTGGTGCTGAAGGGCAGCGACTATGCCGTGGCTGCGGTCAGCCTCGGCTTCAGCCGACCCCGGCTCATGTTCCGCCATCTGCTGCCGAACGCCATTGCCGGCTCCATCGTCTTTTCGATGTCGGATGCCGTGCTGGTGCTCCTGAGCGGCGCGGCCGTCAGCTATCTCGGCCTCGGCGTGCAGCCGCCGCTTGCCGAGTGGGGTGTCATGGTCGCGGAGGGCCAGAGCTTCATCACCACAGCCTGGTGGATCACGCTGTTTCCCGGCCTTTCCATCGTCTGCCTCGCTTTCGGCTTCAGCATGCTGGGCGATGCGCTCGGCGAACTGCTCGGGGTGCATGAATGA
- a CDS encoding ABC transporter permease: MHRYKFVLTRPLQFVPVLFGISVITFVLVRLIPGDPARNILGTRATPTALASIRAQYGLDQPMWLQYFYFIKNLGNGEMGKSILYKIDVLPLISTRIEPTIALVITSVILSILIAVPMSAIAARNVGRAPDHIVRVVSTFGIGFPPFWLGLMLIILFSIQLGILPVSGYGSTIGEKIAHLVLPALTVALSLSTVLTRSLRAAMIESLKSDVATAARARGMPEGIVFWRHVVPNSLVPTINLLAVNIGWLIGGTVVVESVFALPGMGQLLVRAIFSRDYMVVQGVAMVFACATVLVNFLADIVTVAVDPRVKL; the protein is encoded by the coding sequence ATGCATCGCTATAAATTCGTATTGACGCGACCGCTGCAGTTTGTGCCCGTCCTCTTCGGCATCAGCGTCATCACCTTCGTTCTGGTGCGCCTCATTCCCGGCGACCCCGCGCGCAATATCCTCGGCACGCGCGCGACGCCGACGGCACTTGCCAGCATCCGCGCGCAATATGGTCTCGATCAGCCTATGTGGCTGCAATATTTCTATTTCATCAAGAATCTCGGCAATGGCGAGATGGGCAAATCGATCCTCTACAAGATCGACGTGCTGCCGCTGATTTCGACCCGGATCGAGCCGACCATCGCGCTGGTCATCACAAGCGTCATCCTGTCGATCCTGATTGCCGTGCCGATGTCGGCGATTGCCGCGCGCAATGTCGGCCGCGCGCCGGATCACATCGTCCGCGTCGTTTCGACCTTCGGCATCGGCTTCCCTCCCTTTTGGCTAGGGCTGATGCTGATCATCCTGTTCAGCATACAGCTCGGCATCCTGCCGGTTTCCGGTTACGGCTCGACGATCGGCGAGAAGATCGCCCATCTCGTTCTGCCGGCTCTGACGGTTGCGCTGTCGCTTTCGACCGTGCTCACCCGCAGCCTGCGGGCAGCCATGATCGAATCGCTCAAATCGGATGTGGCGACCGCGGCGCGTGCCCGCGGCATGCCCGAGGGCATCGTTTTCTGGCGGCATGTCGTGCCGAACTCGCTGGTTCCAACCATCAACCTACTTGCGGTCAACATCGGCTGGCTGATCGGCGGCACGGTCGTCGTCGAGAGCGTCTTTGCCCTGCCTGGCATGGGCCAGTTGCTGGTGCGCGCCATCTTTTCGCGCGACTACATGGTCGTCCAAGGGGTTGCGATGGTGTTTGCCTGCGCCACGGTGCTGGTCAACTTCCTTGCCGATATCGTCACCGTCGCCGTCGATCCGAGGGTGAAGCTATGA